A window of Candidatus Bathyarchaeota archaeon genomic DNA:
TAAGTTGCACCAGACCCAAAACACTCTTCCCACTAGTCAACAAGCCACTGTTGCAGTGGATTTTTGAGCGTTTAGCTAACAACGGAGTTGACGAAGTCGTCATGGCAGTTAACGCGCTAACACAATTCTACATCCGCCAGCAGAAACCGCCAAAATGCGGCTTGAAAGTAAGGTTCTCTATTGACCCGCCTAAGATGCCTCTTGGAACTGCGGGACCCATCAAGAAAGCAGAGAAACTCCTCGGGCACAGCGAACCCTTTATTGTGCTAAACGGGGACATATTTGCGGACATAAATTACAAGAAGCTCCTCCAAACCCACAATGACACTGGTGCCTTAGCTACGATAGCGCTTTGCACCGTCGAAGACCCCACTGCGTTTGGCGTAGCGGAACTCTGCAACGGTAACCAAATTAAACAGTTCATCGAAAAACCACCCAAAAACGAAGCCCCAAGCAACCTAATCAACGCTGGAGCTTACGTTTTGAGTCCTAAAGTCTTCGAGTACATTCCAGAGGGCAGGGCGGTTTCGATTGAGCGGGAAGTTTTTCCTAAGTTGGCGGCTGAAGGAAAGTTATATGGTTTCCGTATGGAGGGGTTATGGATGGACATCGGTAAACCTCCAGAATACCTCGAAGCAAACAAAACCATACTTGATTCCGTGTCAAGTAAACTCAAGAAGCCCAA
This region includes:
- a CDS encoding NDP-sugar synthase; the protein is MKALILAGGFATRLRPLSCTRPKTLFPLVNKPLLQWIFERLANNGVDEVVMAVNALTQFYIRQQKPPKCGLKVRFSIDPPKMPLGTAGPIKKAEKLLGHSEPFIVLNGDIFADINYKKLLQTHNDTGALATIALCTVEDPTAFGVAELCNGNQIKQFIEKPPKNEAPSNLINAGAYVLSPKVFEYIPEGRAVSIEREVFPKLAAEGKLYGFRMEGLWMDIGKPPEYLEANKTILDSVSSKLKKPKSKKYNVSFPVALDKGVTIAEGSIIGPYAIVGKNVKVGKNVQICDSVIFPDVEIGDDTTINGVIVGEGARIGKNVKLGRGCIIGDLVKVKDNIGIHESSSVCPAKEISENILKPKVVC